From one Nitrosopumilus sp. genomic stretch:
- a CDS encoding DNA primase small subunit domain-containing protein, with protein MQDSDIKFLEDSFKKYYFEHFDLIRVQERTSEREFGYQKFNSGMTRHIQIKDDKELHLLFMQHIPSDVYCSNAYYSFPNLPMNEKDWKEADLIFDIDAKDLNLPCRENHTISICNECSQVSNDSRQCRKCNSTKLEKKSLPCKNCIDSSKIQVEKLSEILVDDFAIDKENIHVYFSGNEGFHVYVYNSQFQKIGSRERSELSDYIMLRGAIPETFGMKKFKPNRSSFPDFDDNGWKGRFSKYVFGTKSKRSKIISELLVNGYSSFQKTLDDVSENIGVKIDPNVTMDIHRIFRLPGSINSKSGLTKILCKDLTKFDPYNEASFLSDDMVEVFANSPIEFKLKNKKFGPYNNEKVTVPTFAAVYMICKKLARIA; from the coding sequence ATGCAAGATTCTGATATTAAATTCCTGGAAGACTCGTTCAAAAAATATTATTTTGAACATTTTGATCTAATTCGGGTACAAGAACGAACATCTGAAAGAGAATTCGGCTACCAGAAATTCAATTCAGGAATGACTCGTCATATTCAAATCAAAGACGACAAGGAGTTGCATTTGCTGTTCATGCAACATATCCCCTCTGATGTTTATTGCTCAAACGCTTACTATTCATTTCCCAATCTACCAATGAATGAAAAAGACTGGAAAGAAGCAGATCTCATTTTTGATATTGACGCTAAGGATCTCAATTTACCATGTAGGGAAAATCATACAATATCAATATGTAATGAATGCAGTCAAGTCTCAAATGATTCTAGACAATGCAGAAAATGTAATTCAACAAAACTAGAAAAAAAATCACTACCGTGCAAAAATTGCATTGATTCCTCAAAAATCCAAGTGGAAAAATTATCTGAAATTTTAGTTGATGATTTTGCAATAGATAAAGAAAACATTCACGTTTATTTCTCTGGCAATGAAGGATTTCATGTTTATGTGTATAACTCTCAATTCCAGAAGATTGGTTCTAGAGAAAGATCAGAATTATCCGATTACATCATGCTGCGTGGTGCAATACCTGAAACATTTGGAATGAAGAAATTCAAGCCAAACAGATCCTCATTCCCAGACTTTGATGATAACGGATGGAAAGGAAGATTCTCAAAGTACGTATTTGGAACAAAATCAAAACGTTCGAAAATCATCTCAGAGCTACTTGTAAATGGCTATTCATCTTTTCAAAAAACTTTAGATGATGTATCTGAAAACATTGGAGTCAAAATTGATCCAAATGTTACAATGGATATACATAGGATCTTCAGACTTCCCGGTTCTATTAACAGCAAGAGTGGCCTTACAAAAATTCTTTGCAAAGACCTAACAAAGTTTGATCCGTACAATGAAGCATCTTTCCTTAGTGATGACATGGTGGAAGTTTTTGCAAATTCCCCAATAGAATTTAAACTAAAAAACAAAAAATTTGGACCATACAACAATGAAAAAGTGACAGTTCCGACATTTGCTGCAGTCTATATGATTTGCAAAAAATTGGCAAGAATCGCTTAA
- a CDS encoding type 1 glutamine amidotransferase, with the protein MLLVVDNGSVYTKNLTDFLLNKNIPFEKQTPQSLDLNSLENYDCFILSGRRKNEKKTNEINSKIVNYSIKNNIKLLGICYGAEILALTLGGTIRKSSSLQKGNEKIKILNDNPICSDSLDVFESHGFEISKLPDILVSLGESNYCKYEIIQYKKKPIFGTQFHPEMTKDGNSLIEKFCSL; encoded by the coding sequence TTGCTCTTAGTAGTTGATAACGGCTCTGTTTATACAAAAAATTTAACTGATTTTTTATTAAACAAAAACATTCCGTTTGAAAAACAAACTCCACAATCTCTTGACTTAAACTCACTTGAGAACTATGACTGTTTTATTTTATCTGGAAGAAGAAAGAATGAAAAAAAGACAAATGAAATTAATTCAAAAATAGTTAATTACTCTATTAAAAATAATATCAAACTGCTTGGAATTTGCTATGGCGCTGAAATCTTGGCCCTTACATTGGGTGGAACAATTAGAAAATCCTCCTCGCTTCAAAAGGGAAACGAAAAGATCAAAATATTAAATGACAATCCTATTTGCAGTGATTCTCTAGATGTATTTGAGAGTCATGGATTTGAGATATCCAAATTACCTGATATTTTAGTCTCACTTGGGGAATCAAATTACTGTAAATATGAAATCATTCAATATAAAAAAAAGCCAATTTTTGGAACACAATTTCACCCAGAAATGACCAAAGACGGTAACAGTTTAATTGAAAAATTCTGTTCACTCTGA
- a CDS encoding DNA primase — protein sequence MIALGQDEIAKYPFLADAGQYLKDQGFSLEQFGTDPDLKQLIDKAYDRILVAADGKIYKSDIIGDHVSKEAALPREVFSFLLAIVLLKLCGMHTLIKRFALAEARRAEKYLERDLSNISDESKKELAIKVIDDLFSVQIEKQDDYFVIPISDYLKHSINFHEREWKLINRHVEKGLVFLTPHETVRLIRKELGTYINSKIINAKTPTMIPGFEDSVNKLALLSKKFATFTVTTGEYPPCIKHAIEILEKGENLPHSGRFMLATFLLSKGQSVQQIAPLFKNAPDYNPRVTLYQLNHLAGTSGSGTQYSCPSCEKLKTQSLCFATSECDNIINPLQFGKKRK from the coding sequence ATGATTGCACTAGGCCAAGATGAAATTGCCAAGTATCCCTTTTTGGCAGATGCTGGTCAGTATCTCAAAGATCAAGGATTTTCGCTAGAACAATTTGGAACAGATCCTGATCTAAAGCAACTCATCGACAAAGCATATGATAGGATACTGGTGGCAGCTGACGGGAAAATCTACAAATCTGATATAATAGGTGATCATGTGTCAAAAGAGGCAGCGCTTCCAAGGGAGGTCTTCTCTTTTCTTCTAGCAATAGTGTTGCTAAAACTGTGTGGTATGCATACTCTGATCAAGAGATTTGCACTGGCAGAAGCTAGACGTGCAGAAAAGTATCTGGAACGAGATCTGTCAAATATTTCAGATGAATCAAAAAAAGAACTTGCAATCAAAGTAATCGATGATCTCTTTTCAGTTCAGATTGAAAAACAAGATGATTACTTTGTAATACCAATATCTGATTATCTGAAACATTCGATAAATTTTCATGAAAGAGAATGGAAGCTAATTAACAGACATGTAGAAAAGGGACTGGTATTTTTAACTCCGCATGAAACTGTCCGATTGATTAGAAAAGAATTGGGAACATACATCAATTCAAAAATTATTAATGCAAAAACCCCTACGATGATTCCTGGTTTTGAAGATTCCGTGAATAAACTTGCTTTGCTGTCTAAAAAATTTGCAACTTTTACTGTAACAACTGGTGAATATCCTCCGTGCATCAAACATGCAATTGAAATACTTGAGAAAGGAGAAAACCTGCCACATTCAGGACGATTTATGTTAGCTACGTTTCTTCTCTCAAAGGGACAGTCTGTTCAGCAAATAGCACCGCTTTTCAAAAACGCGCCAGATTATAATCCGCGTGTCACTCTTTACCAACTTAATCATCTAGCTGGAACTTCAGGCAGCGGAACTCAATATTCTTGTCCTTCCTGTGAGAAATTAAAAACACAAAGTCTCTGTTTTGCAACATCTGAATGTGATAATATTATCAACCCATTACAATTTGGAAAAAAGAGAAAATGA
- a CDS encoding deoxyribonuclease IV translates to MQIGCHVSISGSIDKAVDNAVERECTAFQIFTRNPRGWHAKELSKEDIANFKTKLKASKIDRFATCAHMPYLPNLATPKDDGFEKSISILINEVERCSQLGIPYLVTHLGSHLGTGEESGIKRLVEGLTKAGKTKNDVMILLENTAGQKNSVGSDFKQLGEIFRQLKPAKKFGICVDSCHAFVSGYDLRTEEKVKETFDEFDKYVGIENLKILHLNDAKGELGCNLDRHYHLGLGGIGEKGISALVKFANKKKIPIILETPIDDERDDFENIRIAKELA, encoded by the coding sequence ATGCAGATCGGCTGTCACGTTTCAATTTCCGGTTCAATTGACAAAGCAGTCGATAATGCAGTTGAAAGAGAATGTACTGCTTTTCAGATATTTACCAGAAATCCAAGAGGATGGCATGCAAAAGAACTATCAAAAGAAGATATTGCAAATTTTAAAACAAAACTAAAGGCAAGTAAAATTGACAGATTTGCAACATGTGCACATATGCCATATTTGCCAAATCTTGCTACTCCAAAAGATGACGGATTTGAAAAATCAATCAGTATTTTGATTAACGAAGTAGAGAGATGTTCACAGTTAGGAATACCATATTTGGTTACACATCTTGGCAGTCATTTGGGAACAGGAGAAGAATCTGGAATTAAAAGACTAGTTGAAGGATTAACAAAAGCTGGAAAGACAAAAAACGATGTAATGATATTATTGGAAAATACTGCTGGCCAGAAAAATTCTGTCGGCTCTGACTTTAAACAGTTGGGCGAAATCTTTAGGCAATTAAAGCCTGCAAAGAAATTTGGCATCTGTGTTGATTCTTGTCATGCATTTGTTTCAGGATATGACCTGAGAACAGAAGAGAAAGTAAAGGAAACATTTGATGAATTTGATAAATATGTAGGAATTGAGAATTTGAAAATTTTGCATCTAAATGACGCTAAAGGTGAGCTTGGTTGTAATTTGGATAGACATTATCATTTGGGCTTGGGTGGAATTGGAGAGAAAGGAATTTCAGCTTTGGTAAAGTTTGCAAACAAGAAGAAGATTCCAATAATTTTAGAAACACCAATTGATGATGAAAGAGATGACTTTGAGAATATCAGAATAGCAAAGGAGCTTGCGTAG
- a CDS encoding UPF0182 family protein, producing MYSASTDKQAPPPDAGKFIRLGIVVIIGIVIFAMVGNQAVILSMNFTEFGDQFTKPLYYTLVSTIILAAIALVRINIFGRSSIFWYVIRTGIGFIGSGGQQPLSNNISSFKEYRLSSLQFVIWQITKILLFGAFFANIMFGFAAVSFIDGNYLGVENLPKLFSLPFVTPGNNPNYAAENVVPMIPALVILIPPLLAAIGLRLVLYVGIHRIINVITSFLQDSNDGKPRYLNYVSTIEGIIGIGIIWAGFNLFFTDQIDYNTRYIIGGTLFIGFALVAFSVVDRIRARVLTHMFKRDVYIRILSIIVIAIIVAGVVSVNNSIADAKKIEFLGPYTAQQIGVNRYLGELNDIQENTHNVKLTSVSANNIKNYMNQHSDVLDVIRVWDWEAAFAKLKPEIGLIPYVDFEDNDILRFNNTLYWTASMKPILPTSVSLENRWYNEHLVYTHVPNGFLTLEATDGQIIDSGEFFKQREIYYGEGGLFEQTWSGYPNSRDSQNSAELGGVSYSGIGGLDVSPPLSWIFEPNFLLSFPAESVHIMRYKDVHDRMETLYPYFLYDLFGNELDSLPVTDGTNSYWLVPLIIGFDTRDVPWSVGNPYLRLVGYALVDTYNGDIQLLKTGDDFFSEMFASQYSEQFQPMPSWLEEQIRYPVELFNWKTEMYNVYHVDDVETFIQANEFYEIPRGLDTYYIEAKPPGFAQTEFLGLLSLELRGSQGRNLAGYMVVENDLTNLGNLQFYEVPLNSTTKLIGPTAVSEALDRDPEFAQLKTLLRNPRIGDNILYRVGDHDVYFIPVYTAGAGGVVAQLGTIAAVGAAFNGEYFVGLGETQEKAFESYLKKVSGVAPTITTADDNYVELVRSDRIDIIKRVFEENGITVSEPTSIQIPLSFNEGELLFFTESDRENTEEFLNEFIDDFVQPRSDRVFMWQEENNLNIGTIFVKDGISEIHYVSIEVGN from the coding sequence ATGTATAGTGCCTCTACTGATAAGCAAGCTCCGCCTCCCGATGCTGGAAAATTCATCAGATTAGGCATTGTAGTCATTATTGGAATAGTAATTTTTGCCATGGTGGGAAACCAGGCAGTAATTTTATCAATGAATTTCACTGAATTTGGTGATCAGTTTACCAAACCTCTCTATTACACGCTAGTCTCTACAATAATTCTTGCTGCAATTGCACTAGTTCGAATAAATATCTTTGGAAGATCCTCGATTTTTTGGTATGTGATTAGAACTGGAATCGGATTTATTGGAAGCGGCGGACAGCAACCTCTCTCAAATAACATCTCAAGTTTCAAAGAATACAGACTATCATCTCTACAATTTGTAATTTGGCAAATTACCAAAATCTTGCTTTTTGGCGCATTCTTTGCAAACATCATGTTCGGATTTGCAGCAGTATCATTTATTGATGGAAATTACTTGGGTGTTGAAAATCTGCCAAAACTGTTCTCATTGCCTTTTGTTACTCCTGGAAACAATCCAAACTATGCAGCTGAAAATGTTGTTCCAATGATCCCTGCACTGGTAATTTTAATTCCTCCATTACTTGCAGCAATTGGATTACGTCTAGTTTTGTATGTGGGAATTCATAGAATAATCAATGTAATCACTTCCTTTTTGCAAGATTCAAACGATGGAAAGCCAAGATATCTAAACTACGTTTCAACAATAGAGGGAATAATTGGAATTGGGATAATCTGGGCAGGATTCAATCTCTTTTTTACAGATCAAATTGATTACAATACGCGATATATCATTGGTGGAACACTATTCATAGGATTTGCACTAGTTGCATTTTCTGTAGTTGATAGAATTAGAGCACGTGTTCTAACTCATATGTTCAAGAGAGATGTTTACATTAGAATTCTAAGTATAATTGTTATTGCAATCATTGTTGCAGGAGTAGTGTCTGTAAATAACAGTATAGCTGATGCTAAAAAAATTGAATTTTTGGGACCATACACAGCTCAGCAAATAGGAGTAAATAGATATCTTGGTGAACTAAATGATATTCAAGAAAATACTCATAATGTTAAACTAACCTCAGTCTCTGCTAACAACATCAAAAATTACATGAATCAACATAGTGATGTGCTTGATGTAATACGTGTTTGGGATTGGGAAGCAGCCTTTGCAAAATTAAAGCCTGAGATTGGTCTTATCCCATATGTAGACTTTGAAGACAATGACATTCTCCGCTTTAACAATACTCTTTACTGGACTGCATCTATGAAACCAATTTTACCAACATCTGTTAGCCTTGAAAATAGATGGTACAACGAACATTTGGTATATACCCATGTCCCAAACGGATTCCTAACACTTGAAGCTACAGATGGTCAAATTATTGATAGTGGCGAATTTTTCAAACAAAGAGAAATTTACTATGGTGAGGGCGGATTATTTGAGCAAACTTGGTCTGGCTATCCGAATTCACGAGATAGTCAAAATAGTGCCGAACTAGGAGGAGTATCTTATTCGGGCATTGGTGGATTAGATGTTTCACCACCGTTAAGTTGGATATTTGAGCCAAACTTTTTGCTTTCTTTTCCAGCTGAATCAGTGCATATCATGAGATACAAGGATGTACATGATAGAATGGAAACACTATACCCTTACTTCCTGTATGATCTATTTGGAAATGAATTAGATTCACTTCCTGTTACTGATGGAACAAACTCTTACTGGTTAGTCCCATTAATTATTGGATTTGACACTCGTGATGTACCTTGGTCTGTTGGAAATCCATACTTGCGTTTGGTAGGATATGCACTGGTAGACACTTACAATGGTGACATTCAATTACTAAAGACTGGAGATGATTTCTTCTCAGAAATGTTTGCAAGTCAATATTCTGAACAATTCCAACCAATGCCATCTTGGTTAGAAGAACAAATCAGATACCCTGTTGAATTATTTAATTGGAAAACAGAGATGTATAACGTCTACCATGTAGATGACGTTGAGACATTCATTCAAGCAAATGAATTCTATGAAATCCCACGCGGATTAGATACATACTATATTGAAGCCAAACCTCCTGGCTTTGCACAAACTGAATTCCTAGGATTACTTTCACTTGAATTAAGAGGATCTCAAGGAAGAAATCTTGCTGGATACATGGTAGTTGAAAATGATCTTACTAATCTGGGAAACTTGCAATTCTATGAAGTTCCATTAAATTCTACTACCAAATTGATTGGGCCTACAGCAGTTAGTGAAGCATTAGATAGAGATCCAGAATTTGCTCAACTCAAGACACTTTTACGAAACCCAAGAATTGGTGATAACATTTTGTATCGCGTAGGTGATCATGATGTTTACTTTATTCCTGTATATACAGCAGGAGCTGGTGGTGTAGTTGCACAACTAGGTACAATTGCAGCAGTAGGAGCTGCATTTAACGGAGAATACTTTGTTGGGTTAGGTGAAACGCAAGAAAAAGCATTCGAATCATATTTGAAGAAAGTTTCAGGTGTTGCACCAACCATAACAACTGCAGATGATAATTATGTTGAATTAGTTAGAAGTGACAGAATTGATATTATAAAACGTGTATTTGAAGAAAATGGCATTACAGTATCTGAACCTACGTCAATTCAGATCCCACTGTCATTTAATGAAGGTGAGTTGTTATTCTTTACTGAAAGTGATCGTGAGAACACTGAAGAATTCCTCAATGAATTCATTGATGACTTTGTACAACCACGAAGTGATAGAGTATTCATGTGGCAAGAAGAAAATAATCTCAACATTGGAACAATTTTTGTCAAAGATGGAATATCTGAGATACACTATGTTTCAATTGAGGTAGGCAACTAA
- the glyS gene encoding glycine--tRNA ligase: MNYEEVMKLALERGFYFPSCEVYADAQAGFWEYGPSGVGLKNKFLELWRRELIRRDGMLEIDGSQIMSKSVFEASGHLGNFADPIIKCTKCNSTFRADRTIADISQIEIPESADLEEFDNAIIQNSIKCPKCKGDFEKTKKFNMMFKVGIGPQEEEAYLRPETCQSIFVDFPRLFKTMRGKLPLGIAQVGKSFRNEIAPRQSLLRLREFYQAEIEVFCNPSKLEEVENFAEIENTVIRVQTDAEPVAMTCKEAVESGIIPNKFVAYYLGLLTEFYEKTGIDIAKSRFRKLGDKEKAFYAKVAFDFEVETTIGWLELVACNYRSDYDLSSHAAKSKEKFEVMDNDDKVLPHVFEISMGIDRSLYTILEHSLKEDKEHERVVLSIKPYLAPIHVGILSLVKKDGLKEKTDEIYLQIKRKCDAFLDHSGAIGRRYRRLDEIGAPFAVTVDHQTLEDETVTIRKRDSMEQSRINISELESIVVESIAFP, encoded by the coding sequence ATGAACTATGAAGAAGTAATGAAATTAGCACTTGAGCGTGGATTTTACTTTCCTAGCTGTGAAGTATATGCTGATGCTCAGGCTGGATTTTGGGAATATGGGCCATCAGGTGTAGGATTAAAAAATAAATTTCTAGAATTGTGGAGACGCGAACTAATCAGGCGAGACGGGATGCTTGAGATTGATGGCTCTCAGATAATGTCAAAATCAGTATTTGAGGCATCCGGACATCTTGGAAACTTTGCGGATCCAATAATAAAATGTACAAAGTGTAATTCTACATTTAGAGCAGATAGGACAATAGCAGACATTTCACAGATTGAAATTCCTGAAAGTGCAGATTTGGAAGAATTTGATAATGCAATTATTCAAAATAGTATAAAGTGTCCAAAGTGCAAAGGTGATTTTGAAAAGACCAAAAAATTCAACATGATGTTCAAAGTAGGCATTGGTCCTCAAGAAGAAGAGGCATATCTTAGACCAGAAACGTGCCAGTCAATCTTTGTGGATTTTCCCAGACTATTCAAAACAATGCGAGGGAAGCTTCCTCTAGGAATTGCTCAAGTTGGAAAAAGTTTCAGAAATGAGATAGCGCCAAGGCAGAGCTTGCTTAGATTGAGGGAATTTTATCAGGCAGAAATTGAAGTGTTTTGCAATCCATCAAAGTTGGAAGAAGTGGAAAACTTTGCAGAAATTGAAAATACAGTAATTCGAGTTCAGACAGACGCAGAACCAGTCGCCATGACTTGCAAAGAAGCAGTAGAATCTGGAATTATTCCAAACAAGTTTGTTGCATATTATTTGGGATTATTGACTGAGTTTTATGAAAAGACAGGAATTGACATTGCAAAAAGCAGATTCAGAAAACTTGGAGATAAAGAAAAGGCATTCTATGCCAAAGTTGCATTTGATTTTGAAGTAGAGACAACCATTGGGTGGCTCGAACTCGTTGCATGCAACTATAGATCTGACTATGATTTGTCCAGTCATGCTGCAAAGAGCAAGGAGAAATTCGAGGTTATGGATAATGATGACAAAGTATTACCCCATGTCTTTGAGATTTCAATGGGAATTGATCGTAGTCTTTACACAATTTTAGAGCACAGTCTCAAGGAAGATAAAGAACATGAGAGAGTGGTATTATCTATAAAACCATATCTAGCTCCAATTCACGTAGGAATTCTATCACTGGTCAAAAAGGATGGACTAAAAGAGAAAACCGATGAGATTTACCTTCAAATCAAGCGTAAATGTGATGCATTTTTGGATCATTCAGGTGCTATTGGTAGAAGATACAGAAGACTGGATGAGATTGGCGCACCATTTGCAGTAACAGTTGATCATCAGACTTTAGAGGATGAGACAGTTACTATAAGAAAACGAGATTCCATGGAGCAAAGCAGAATAAATATTTCAGAATTAGAATCAATTGTTGTAGAATCTATTGCATTTCCATAG